The DNA sequence TCCGACATATAGGGGAACAGGTCGATCCACTGCTGCGCGTCGCTGCCGTCGCCGGCGAACCGGACCGCCTCCTTCATGTCCTTCAGGTGCATGAGGCGGTAGTGGTTCGGGTAGGCCTCCAGATAGGCGACGGGGTCCGCCCCGCCGGCCACCGTCCAGTACACATCCATCTCAAACGCTACCAGATCAGGATCCGTCCGTTCGAGCACGACCTGGAGCGGGATCTCGCCCTCCATCTCTACCAGCCCGTAGCCGTGGTTGTGATACAGCAGCTTCACGCCCGCGTCCTTCATCTTCGCGCCGATCTCGTTGAACTCGTCGGCCATCCGCTTGTACCCGTCGAGGTTGGGCCGATCGGCCTCCGGAATGTTCGAGATGCCGGCATAGCGCTGCCCGATCGTCGTGGCCGCCTCGAGCATCGGGCCGAGGCTCTGGCGCAGCGAGGGCAGGTCGATGTGCATCGACGGCGACGTCAGCCCGTGCTCATCCAGCATCGATCGGATCTCCTGCGGCGTGTACCCGAAATAGCCGGTCTTCGGGATGCCCAGCTGCTCGCCGATGGGATTCCAGTAGGCGTGCGCCTCCGGCACGCTGTAGGTGTAAGGTCCGAAAAATTCGAGTTCCTTGTACCCGATGCCGGCCAGCATCGCGAGCGTGCCGGAGAAATCGTCGTTCAGCAGCCGGGGGATGGTGAAGAGTCCCAGCCCCACCCGGTCCAGATGGGCGACGGCGGGGGTCGGGGTTTGCTGGCAGGCGGCGAGGACAGTCGCCGAGGCGCCGGCGGCGAGGAAGGTGCGACGGGTCATCATGGCATCGGTGGGATAGTCGTCCGAACAGGGGTCGACACCAAGGTAATCACTGCCCATGAAAAGGGCTAAGGGGTGCGCGGCCCCGACTCAGAAACATTGCCGGCCGGGACGCTCTCGTGCCGGATCGCCGTGACGGGGCAGACGGCCTCGCAGCGCATGCAGGCGATGTCGCAGGGGGTATCGACGGCGATGGTGTCGAACGGCGAGACGAAGCCCGGCGGATGCGGGCATACGGCGATGCAGGCCGCGCAGCGGATGCAGCTGTTCCAATCGACCTCGAATACGACGGGTTCGGCCATGGTCATACCTTTTTGAATGCCGATTCCGGATGAAAATAGCCGGCGAGCGCGTCGTACAGCTGCGCATCCTGCACCGCCCGGTCGCGCCCCCGGAAGATCGCGCGCTTGATGGCGTAGATGCGGTTCAGGGCATCGCCCAGCTCGGCCCGCCAGCGTTCGTGATAGCCGGCGAGGCCGGCGGCGTCCAGCCGCCCGCCGCCCGCCAGATGATCGGCGAGAAACGCGCCGGCGATGACACCGCCGCGCAGGGCCGTGTGGATGCCGCCGCCGGTGATGGGGTTCACGTGCCGCGCGGCGTCGCCGACCAGGATGAGGTTGTCGGCATACGGCTGCTTGAGTGGCGCGGCGAGAGGCACCCCTCCGCCCTGGATCTCGAGGATGCGCGCGTTCCGGAACCGCTCCGCCATAAAGGACGACTGCATGAACCGCTCCAGATGGGTCCGGGCGTCGACGTCGGTGACCGAGCGGATGACCCCGAGGCCGATCTCGGCGTAACCGCCGCCCTTCGGGAAGACCCAGGCATACCCGCCGGGCGCGCAGTCGTACCCGGTCACGATTTCGAGCAGTCCGTCGGTTTCGACGCCATCTACCACATACTGCAGGCAGGAAGCCAGCTCGTTGAGGCGGATGTCGGTCCGCATCCCCGCCCATTTCCCGACCTGCGACATGATGCCGTCGGCGCCGACGACGACGCGGGCACGCACCGTACGCGGCTGGCCGAACTGGCGGAGCGCCACCTCGGCGCCGGCCTCGCCCCCGGGCGTATAGCCCAGCGCCTCCGTTTTAAGCCACACCGTCACGCCGGCGCGTTCGGCGAGCGTCATGCAGTGCCGGTCGAACCGCCGGCGGTCGACCACATACCCGAGCGGCCGGTCCCCGTAATCGGCGGGCTTCAGCTGGCGGTAATCCAGCCGCGTCTGCCGGCCGGCGGCATCGTAGACGGCGAACCCGTAGATGGGGCATACCACGATCTCGTGGTCGGGCGCGATGGCGGCATCCGACAGGGCATGCGCGCTGACGGCGCCGGAGCACTGGATGGGCGCGCCGAGCTCCTGGCGTTTGTCCACCAGCAGCACCCGCAGCCCGCCCTCGGCCGCGCGGCGAGCCGCTGTGGCCCCCGCCGGCCCCGATCCGATGACGACGACATCGTAGTCCAAACACGCAACCGTTGAAGTGGGAAAGGGGGATAGGTACGCCGTGGTCGCGGATCCGTTCGAGCCCTACCGCGCAAAGGCCGTCTCGATCCAGGCCTCGATTTCGTCCCGGATACGGCGAAACGCCGCCAGCTTGTCGGCATCGCTGCCTTCGGTCGCCGAGGGGTCCTCGAATCGGTGATGGATGTTGCGCTCCAGGGCGGGAAAATACGGGCAGGTCTCTTTCGCCGAGTCGCACACGGTGACGACGATGTGCATCGGGGTATCGCGGTAGACGTCGACGGAGTCCGACGTATGGCTCGACGCGTCGATTCCGCGTTCCGCGAGGGCCTGCGCGGCGAACGGATTCACGCGCGACGGATGGGTGCCGGCGCTGAACGCGTTGTAGCGGTCGCCGAACCGGGCGCGGAGCAGACCTTCGGCCATCTGCGAGCGCGCCGAGTTGTGGGTGCAGATGAAGAGTACGTTTTTCTTTTCCATGGACGTCGTCCGGGTGACTTCGACCGGGTGCCGGCCTGGGCAGTGTCTGAAAAATCGTTCGGGTCGACCCGGAGCATCCAAAAAACCTCCAGAACGGCGTTGGAGCCTGAATCACGTTCAGGATGCGTTGCTATCTGAACGGTTTTCCAGACAGCACCTAATTTCGGTGCGGACGGAGCGGGATACAACCTGGCGGGATGATCCTTTTGTGATGTTGGGCCCGCACCCCGGCGCGGGACGTCCGCCGTTGCTACCTTCCGGTGCCCTGAACCCGAAACCCCAAACCGCAGCGCATGCGTTACGTCTGGATCCTCCTCATCGTCTGCCTCGCCGGGTGCGCGGCATCCCGCCCGCCGGCGCCGGCTGCCGCCCCGCCGTTTGCGTTCGCGCTCATCGGCGACATGCCCTACGCCGACGCCGACCTGCCGCGGTTCGATCGCCTGCAATCCGCCATCAACGGCGATCGGTCCCTCGCCTGGGTGCTCCACGCCGGCGACATCAAGACCGGGGCCTCGCCCTGCACCGACGCCTACCTGAGCGAACGGCTCGCCCTGCTGCAGCGCTTCACCCTGCCGCTCGTCCTCATCCCCGGCGACAACGAGTGGACCGACTGCCACCGCGCCACCGCCGGCGGATTCCAGCCGCTGGAGCGCCTCGCAAGGCTCCGGGCTCTTTTTTACCCGACGCCGGGCCAGAGCCTCGGCCGCCCGATGGCGCTGACGACGCAGGCGGCGGAGCCCGGCTACGCCGAATTTCCGGAGCACGTGCGCTGGGAGCGCGCCGGCGTGGTGTTCGCGGCCCTGCACGTGGTCGGGAGCCAGAACGGCCTGCTGCCCTTCGAGGGGCGCACGGAAGCCGACGACGCCGAATCCGCCCGGCGGATGGACGCCGCCATCGCGTGGCTACACGCCGCGTTCGAGCGCGCCCGGGCGATCGACAGCCCCGGCGTGTTCCTGATGATCCACGCCAACCCGGGGTTCGACAACCGGGTGGCGCCGCCGTTCGACCGTTTTCTGGCGGCCCTTGAGGAGGAAACGCGCGCCTTCGGCAAACCCGTCGTACTCGCGCACGGCGACTCGCACTACTTCCGGATCGACAAACCCCTGCTCGAGACCGGCACCGGGCGACGCCTGATCCACTTCACCCGCGTCGAGACCTTCGGCGCCGCGGATGTGCACTGGCTGAAGGTGTCGGTGGATGCGCGGGACGCGAACGTGTTCCGTATTGAACCGGTGTTGATGGAATAGCGGGGGGGTTGGGGGGGGATTCGGGCGAAATTCTTTACCCCCGTACTCCCCCACTCCTTCACCACCCCGTCCGCCCCGGCGCTTCGAGCATCGCGTTCGCCTCGTCGTCGCCGGCGAAGCGGGCCTGGCGCGCGTCCCAGGTGAGGGAGCGGCCGGTGCGGAGGGCGATGTTGCCGAGCAGCACGATTTCCGTGAGGGGCGCGCCCCATTCGAAGCGGCAGGGCGCCGGCTCGCCGCCCTTGCTGGCCTCGATCCACTCGTTGTAGTGCCCGATGGACGACGCGAGCGTCTGGGGCGGCGGCTGGTAGTGCGCCATCTCGGATTCGGGCAGCAGCCGGGGGTCTTGCCCGGTGAAGCCGGAGAGGATCTTGCCCTTCGCCCCTTCGAACAGGATGCCGTCAGCGCCGAGCTCCTGGCCGGCCGCCATCTCCGCCGGCCGCGCCGGTTTCAGGCCACCGTCGTACCAGGTGAGGCGGACGGGCGGCTTGTCGCCCCGCGCCGGGAAATCGTAATGGACCATCGAGGCCGTCGGGTAGGTTTCGCCGAGCATCTTCGAGGAGCTGGCGTGCACGGCGACGGGGGCGCTGAGATCGAGCGCGCGGAAGATCGGGTCGAAGCCGTGGCATCCCATGTCGCCGAGGGCGCCGGTGCCGAAATCGATCCATCCCCGAAAACGGAACGGGTGGTAGGCTTCGTGATAGGGCCGCACGGGCGCCGGGCCGAGCCAGAGGTCCCAGTCGAGGGTAGAGGGGACGGCCATCGCCGCTGCCGGCCGCTCGATGCCCTGCGGCCAGATGGGGCGGTCGGACCAGATGTGCACGCGGTCGATCGGCCCGATCGCGCCGGCTCCGATCATTTCGCGCAGCCGGCGGGGGCCGTCTTCGGCCTGTCCCTGGGTGCTCATCTGCGTCGCCACGCCGGCGGCGCGGGTCGCTTTGAGGAGCTGCCGGCTTTCGGCGATGGTGCGCGTCAGGGGTTTGGCGCAGTACACGTGTTTGCCGCGCTCCATGGCCGCCAGGGCGATCAGCGCGTGCGTATGATCGGGCGTGCCGATGACGACGGCATCGATGCCGGCCTCGCCGTCAAACATCTTCCGGTAGTCCTGATACACCCGCGCCTTGGGGTATTTCTTGAAGACCGGCGCGGCATACGCCTGATCGACATCGCACAACACCGCGATATGTTCGCTCTCGACGTTTTCCAGATAGATGCGCCCCATGCCGCCGACGCCCACGCCGGCGATGACCAGCTGGTCGCTCGGCGCCCGGAAGCCGGGGCCGCCCAGCACGTGGCGCGGGAGGATAGAGACGGTGGCGGCGGTGGCGGCGGCCTGACGCAGGAAGCGGCGGCGGCCCTGGGCGAGCGGGGTTTTCATGGCGGTGTGGGAAGAGGTGAGAGGGACTGCTGAAGTATGATGCAGGGCCCGCAAAAAAGCAAAAAACCCGAAGGGCCATACAGGCCCTCCGGGTTTTGATGCGAAAAAGGGGGGCTCAGGAGAGCGCGCCGCGGCAGTACGCCACGCACTTGGCCATCTCGGTAAGCACGTCCGAGTCTTCGGGAACGTCGTACTCGAGTTCGATCATGGCGGTGATGGGGTACTGCTCGTCGCGCAGAAGGCGGAGCACCGGGCCGATCGGCGTATCGCCCTGGCCCCACGGCAGGTTGGCCCCGCCGTTGTCGGGCGACTGGCGGTCCTTGACGTGGAGGTGCGAGATCCGATCGTGGTATTTCCGGATGATCGGGATCGGCGAGGTGCCGAGGCCGGCGATGTAGTGCCCGATATCCAGGTTGAGCATGGCGTACTTCGAGGCCTCGAGGGGGCGGTCGAAGCTGAAGCCTTCATCGGCCACCTGCGTGTGGTTGTGCATGCCGATGATCATCTGGTGCTTCGTAGCGAAGGGGCCCATGCGCGTGGCGGCGTCGTCGGAGATCTCGAACGAGATGCCGCGGGCGCCCACGGCCTTGGCGGCGCGGAAGGCGTAGTCGATATCGGCATCCGACCAGCGGGGATCGCCCAGCTTGAGGATGTCGACCTCGACGCCGGCGGCGCGGTACATCTTGCCCAGTTCCTCGAACTTGGCCATCGAAGCGTTTTTGCGCCACGCGCTGGCTTCCTTGTCGTACGCCTCGCGGGCCTTCTGGAATTCGGCGCGTTCGGCGTCGGTCATGCGCGTACCCACGCGCGACCAGCTCGGGGGCTTGGGTGCGCCGGCGAATTCTTCGGCGGGCCCGCCCATCAGTTCGGTGGTGTCGACGCCGATCTTGGTCAGGTATCCGAGGAGTTCCTCCGCGCTGCTGGGCATGGTGCGGAAGCTGTAGGTGATCGCGCCGATCTTGACGCCTTTGGCCTTCCCGATGAGGGCCGGGGCACGCCCGCTGGCCGTGCCTGGCCAGACCGAATAGGCGGCGGCCGCCGCGGCGGCGGTGCCCAGAAAATGCCGGCGTGAGAAGGATGACGATGCGTCGTCGGTGGTGCGTGAACGGTTGCTCATCGTTGGATACCCAGGGTTGCTTAAGGTAAGGTCGTTCGAGCAATGTACGGCAAATTCATAATTACGCCAGTGTTGACACGCCGGCCAGTTGTTAATTCTGGCACACAATCTCATCGAAGCCCTCTATGCCGCTGCATTTACGCCGCTTTTTCCGGGAGCGCGCCTTCGTCGGCGTCGGCGTCGTCTTTGCGATCCACGCCGTCCTCTTCGCCTTCTGGGTGACACGTATCCCGGAAGTCAAGGCCACACTCGGCCTGAGCGAAGGCGCGCTCGGGATCGTGCTGTTTTTCCTCCCGCTCGGTGCGCTGGCGGCCATGCTGTCGGTCAGCTGGCTGACGCACCGCTTCGGGGTCGGCTTCGTGACGATCTGGACGACCGTTGCGATGGTGGCGAGCATGATCCTGCCGTTTCTGGCCTGGAATGCGGTGGCACTGTCCGTCGGCCTGTTCGTGGTGGGGCTCGCCGGCGGCGCGATGGATGTATCGATGAACGCGCTGGTGGCGACGCTCGAGCGGAGCCGCCGCGTATCGATCATGTCTACCTGCCACGGATTTTTCAGCCTCGGCGGCATGATCGGCGCGACGATCGGCAGCCTCGCCATCGCCGGCGGCGTCGGCGCCACCACGCAGATGCTGGCCGGCATGGCGCTCGCCCTCGCGCTGACCCTCCTCTGGCTTCGCCCGATGCTCGGCGTCATCCGGGACGCCGGCGACGACGGCGGCAGCGCCCTCGTGCTGCCTGGAAGGGCGCTGCTCGGCCTCGCATTCATCGCCTTCTGCTCGATGCAGGGCGAAGGCATCGTCGCCGACTGGAGCGCTGTCTTCCTTGAGGAGCTTCCCGACTCCCATCCGTACATGTGGGGGCTCGGCTATGCGGGCTTCTCTCTCACCATGACGCTCGGCCGGTTTTCCGGCGACCTGCTCATCGAACGCCGGGGGACGCGCCCCATCCTGCTCGGGGCCTTCGCCATCGTTGCCGCCGGCCTCCTCCTCGTCGTCACGCGCATCCCCTGGGTGAGTCTGGCCGGCTTCACTGTGGCCGGGCTGGGCTACGCGCTGCTGGTGCCGATCGTCTTCAGCGAGGCCGCCAAAAAACCCGGCGTTTCGCCGGCGCAGGGCATCGCCGGCGTGGCGACCGTCGGCTACACCGGGTTTCTCCTCGGTCCCGTCGTCATGGGCGGCATCGCGCACACGTTCTCGCTCACGACCGGCTTCGGGTATCTCATCCTGCTGACGGCGCTGGCGTTGACCGTCGCTCTCCGCGGGCGGTAACCCCCTCACCCGGCGCGTGTGTCATCGCAAATTCCTTCATTTCGTGAGATTGAATGGATTTGCGCGTAGTTTTAGGCATCGGGCTGTCCCACCTCGTTCTTCCACGCCTATGCCTCGAACCCTCACGCCCTCCCGGCTCATCCGCCGAACCCACCTGTTCCTCGCGCTTTTTCTCACGCCGTGGGTGTTGATGTACGCGCTGAGCACCATCTCCATGCACCACCGGCTGCTATTTACCGGGGAGGAGCGCCGCGTCGACCCGGGCTACGAGCTGGTCAGCGAGCAGCGTTATGAGCGGGCGCCGGCGGAAGGGGAAGACCGCCACGCCGTGGCGGAGCGGATCCTGGCCGACCTGGATCTGGAGGGCGCCTTTTCCGTGCGGGGCGACCTCGAAACAGGGCCGCTCACCATCGTGCGCGACCGGCCCATCGGCGCCCGGCGCATCACGTACGACCCCGCGGCCGCCACGGTCCGGATCGAGCGGCAGCGGTTCGGCCTGGCGTTCGTCCTCGAAATGCTCCACCGCCGGCGCGGCTTCCAGCATCCGTTTTTCGCCCACGACGCCTGGGCGTTTATCGTGGACAGCGTGATCGTCGCCATCCTGCTGTGGGCCGCGACGGGACTCTGGATGTGGTGGGAGATGCTCAAGACGAGACGCCTCGGCGCGCTGTTTCTGGCCGCCGGCGTCGCCCTCTTCGCCCTTTTTCTCGGCCTGTTATGAAATCCTTTATCTACTACACCCGGCGCGCGCATCTCTATCTCGGGCTGTTCTGTCTGCCCTGGTTCGTGATGTACGGCATCTCGTCCGTAGCCTTCAGCCATCCCGAGTGGTTTCCGTCGGACAAAGACCTGTACAATACGGCCGGTGACGCGTGGACGGAGGTCGATTCGTGGCCCTGCACCGTGGAGGTGCCGACCGAAGGCGATGTGGGCAAGGACCTCGGCGCGGCGCTCCTCGACGTGGCCGGCCTCGACGACAAGGCGTTCGGCGCCTATCGATCCGGGCCGCGCAAGGTCGACGTGTATTTCCCCGCTTTCTGGACGACGCGGCGCCTCTCGTACGACATCGACGCGCAGACGCTGCGTCTCTTTACCCGAAAGCCCCTCCCCCAGCACATCCTGACGGGGATGCACGCCCGCGCCGGCTACCAGCACGACAGCATGCTGAACGACGCCTGGGCCTTCATGGTGGATGTCACCTCGATCGGCTTTCTCCTCTGGGTCCTCACCGGGCTCGTGGTCTGGTGGCAGGCTCCCGGGCTTCGCGGCTGGGGCGCCGCGGGGCTGGCGGCGGGAATTCTGACGTTTTGCGCATGTTTGATGATGATGTAACGATCGAAATCGGACGCGCGGCCGGCTAAACTCTAACCGCTTGCTGCCGATCCCGGAGGTAGATCGTTTCCTCGTACATCACCTCCGTACCGATGCGTCCGTTTCTACACCGTGCGCCGTCCATGCTGGCAGCGCTGCTCCCCCTGTTTTTCCTGACGGCGTGCGACAGCGCGCTCGACGCCGACCCGCAGTCCGACCTCGCGCTGGCGGGTGTGTTCGCCTTCAACGCCGGCGAGCGGGTCGCCACATCCGAACCCGTCACCGTCTACCGCGACCCCCAGAGCCCGATCGGCACCGCCCCGGCGCTGACGGCGGGGAGCGTCCTCCGCGTCAAGGTCAAAAATGGCATCGAGTGGACCGAGGTAGACTTCGACGATGCCGGCCAGATCGACGGCTTTGTCGATGCCGCGTATCTCATGCCGGCCGAGGTCATCGAGCCGCCTCCGACGCCCGGCGGCGACTTCGTCGTCGGCTTCCTGGGATGCAGCATGACGCGCGACAAGGGTGCCGGCCTGGAACTGTACTCGAACGTCGAGAGCTGGTCCAAATACGCCTCCGACGGCACCAAGGTGATGACCCAGTACAGCGGCGGCACGATCCTGCGCTGGGGGCAGCCCGGCGAAAACGGGTACAACAACAAGTGGAACGCCTTCGAAAAAGGACTGGAATTCTGGCCGGGCACCAACCTCATCCTGTGGGAGATCTGCATCCGGGAGGAAGAGGTGACGGCCGATCCCGCGGACTACCTGGATGAGGTGCAGCACATCGCCGGCCGCATCGCCGAGACGGCACCGGGCGTGCCGCTCTACGTCACCGGCATGGTCGGGTACGACCCGGGCATGACCTGCTCGATCACCGGCGACACCGGCGTCCCGTTCGCCGCGGAAGTCGCCGCGCTCGCCGTCGCGAACACCCAGGCGCAGGAACCCGTCGGGCTCCAACTGGGGCCGCTCGGACCCGACCAGGTCATCGCGGACGGGTGCCACGCCAATGCGTCGGGCATGGAAGAACAGGCCGGCCAGATCGTCGATTGGCTGGAGACCCTGAAGTAAGGGGGGCCAGGGCGCGTTCGAGGCTCCAGGTCGACTCGCTTTGCACCGTAGCCTGACAACCTGAAGCCGAAATCCCTGTCAACCCGGGAAGGGGTTCGCGCCTAGCAATCCGCCGGCGCGTAGGAATACCCCAGCACGCCGGAGAGTTCGCAGGTATTCCACTCCTGCCGGTACAGCCCGATGGACCCGAAGAAGCCGTACCCGTTTACGACGTTGGTGACACCCGACGGCAGCGAGAGCACTTCGGGATCGAAGATCCCTTCCGGCGGATCCCACTGATCGTCGAGGATCCGGAGGCGGAGGCCCATGGCGGTGAGGGTGCCGAGCGTCCCGGGCGCGATGCGTCCGATATCGATCAGGCCCTGGATGTTCTCGCGCACGTACCGCTGGTCCTCGCTGATGGTGAGTTCGAATTCCCAGTCGCCGCCGGCGGTGCGGACGCCGCGCCGGCCGTACGGAGCGTATACCCGGTGGTTGATGTCGCCGCCGCCCCAGAGATAGATGCCCTCCATCGCCCAGGGCGAGGCCACATCGGGCATGCGGATGCGCTGGGTGAGCTGCGTGGAGTCTGCATTAAAGATCACCGGGCCGCGCTCGAACAGCGCGGCGTCGGGAATGTAGGGCACGGTGGTTTCTGCGGTGGTCAGCGCGCCGTCGTTGCGGAGGATCTCCAGCCGGTAAGAATGCTCCTGCTCCACGCGAAACACGGCCCGGTAGATGTGGCCGTAGGTGCCGTCCGCCAGTTCTTCCAGGTTGTGCACCCAGTGCACCACCTCGCCGGTACGCAGGTTGGTGGTCGTCACCTGCACATCCAGGTCGGCCGCGGGATCCGAAGGGGTCTGGATGACGGCCGAGCGGCGGGTGATGGGAATCACGCGGAGCGCATGGGTCGTCTCCAGGACATCCAGATAGCCGTAGACCGTGAAGTATTTTGCGTCGTTCTCGAACGGATCGAGACTCGCGTCCTCACAGCCGGCCAGCCCGATCAGAAGGACGGCGGCCCACAGGAACGGCCGGCCGGCGCGCGCCGGCCGGGCGCTGGATGCGGGGACGTTGTGTGTACACGTTGGCGTCATGGCAGGAAGGTACGCAACACGGACTTTCGGTGCCGAATCAGTTTGCCGCCGGGTGCCGCAGGTAGTACAGATGCCCGTCCTCGGCGCCGACCAGCAGGTCGGGGACGCCGTCGCGGTTCCAATCGACGACCGTCGGGCTCGTGGTGTGGCCGGCCAGCCGGCCCGCGGCGAGGTCGCCCATGTCGGTGAAATGGACGATCCCGTCGACCTCCCCGTCGTTCCGCAGCAGCGCGACATTCCGGCTGTTGACGAGGATGTCGAGGTCCCCGTCAGCGTCCCAGTCGACGATGGCCAGCTTGCGCCGGCCGCTGCTCCCGTAGAGCCCGTTGTTCAACTGGAGCGGGCCCGGGGCCTCGTTCCGGGCCTCGTTCGACGAGCTGAAGGCGGACGCGTTGGTC is a window from the Rhodothermales bacterium genome containing:
- a CDS encoding TIM barrel protein, giving the protein MMTRRTFLAAGASATVLAACQQTPTPAVAHLDRVGLGLFTIPRLLNDDFSGTLAMLAGIGYKELEFFGPYTYSVPEAHAYWNPIGEQLGIPKTGYFGYTPQEIRSMLDEHGLTSPSMHIDLPSLRQSLGPMLEAATTIGQRYAGISNIPEADRPNLDGYKRMADEFNEIGAKMKDAGVKLLYHNHGYGLVEMEGEIPLQVVLERTDPDLVAFEMDVYWTVAGGADPVAYLEAYPNHYRLMHLKDMKEAVRFAGDGSDAQQWIDLFPYMSDAGDGVLDLPGILSAARRVGVQHFYLERDIAENPKATLENSYRYLSTVDLVA
- a CDS encoding 4Fe-4S binding protein encodes the protein MAEPVVFEVDWNSCIRCAACIAVCPHPPGFVSPFDTIAVDTPCDIACMRCEAVCPVTAIRHESVPAGNVSESGPRTP
- a CDS encoding NAD(P)/FAD-dependent oxidoreductase yields the protein MDYDVVVIGSGPAGATAARRAAEGGLRVLLVDKRQELGAPIQCSGAVSAHALSDAAIAPDHEIVVCPIYGFAVYDAAGRQTRLDYRQLKPADYGDRPLGYVVDRRRFDRHCMTLAERAGVTVWLKTEALGYTPGGEAGAEVALRQFGQPRTVRARVVVGADGIMSQVGKWAGMRTDIRLNELASCLQYVVDGVETDGLLEIVTGYDCAPGGYAWVFPKGGGYAEIGLGVIRSVTDVDARTHLERFMQSSFMAERFRNARILEIQGGGVPLAAPLKQPYADNLILVGDAARHVNPITGGGIHTALRGGVIAGAFLADHLAGGGRLDAAGLAGYHERWRAELGDALNRIYAIKRAIFRGRDRAVQDAQLYDALAGYFHPESAFKKV
- a CDS encoding arsenate reductase ArsC, with the translated sequence MEKKNVLFICTHNSARSQMAEGLLRARFGDRYNAFSAGTHPSRVNPFAAQALAERGIDASSHTSDSVDVYRDTPMHIVVTVCDSAKETCPYFPALERNIHHRFEDPSATEGSDADKLAAFRRIRDEIEAWIETAFAR
- a CDS encoding Gfo/Idh/MocA family oxidoreductase produces the protein MKTPLAQGRRRFLRQAAATAATVSILPRHVLGGPGFRAPSDQLVIAGVGVGGMGRIYLENVESEHIAVLCDVDQAYAAPVFKKYPKARVYQDYRKMFDGEAGIDAVVIGTPDHTHALIALAAMERGKHVYCAKPLTRTIAESRQLLKATRAAGVATQMSTQGQAEDGPRRLREMIGAGAIGPIDRVHIWSDRPIWPQGIERPAAAMAVPSTLDWDLWLGPAPVRPYHEAYHPFRFRGWIDFGTGALGDMGCHGFDPIFRALDLSAPVAVHASSSKMLGETYPTASMVHYDFPARGDKPPVRLTWYDGGLKPARPAEMAAGQELGADGILFEGAKGKILSGFTGQDPRLLPESEMAHYQPPPQTLASSIGHYNEWIEASKGGEPAPCRFEWGAPLTEIVLLGNIALRTGRSLTWDARQARFAGDDEANAMLEAPGRTGW
- a CDS encoding sugar phosphate isomerase/epimerase; this translates as MSNRSRTTDDASSSFSRRHFLGTAAAAAAAYSVWPGTASGRAPALIGKAKGVKIGAITYSFRTMPSSAEELLGYLTKIGVDTTELMGGPAEEFAGAPKPPSWSRVGTRMTDAERAEFQKAREAYDKEASAWRKNASMAKFEELGKMYRAAGVEVDILKLGDPRWSDADIDYAFRAAKAVGARGISFEISDDAATRMGPFATKHQMIIGMHNHTQVADEGFSFDRPLEASKYAMLNLDIGHYIAGLGTSPIPIIRKYHDRISHLHVKDRQSPDNGGANLPWGQGDTPIGPVLRLLRDEQYPITAMIELEYDVPEDSDVLTEMAKCVAYCRGALS
- a CDS encoding MFS transporter, with the translated sequence MPLHLRRFFRERAFVGVGVVFAIHAVLFAFWVTRIPEVKATLGLSEGALGIVLFFLPLGALAAMLSVSWLTHRFGVGFVTIWTTVAMVASMILPFLAWNAVALSVGLFVVGLAGGAMDVSMNALVATLERSRRVSIMSTCHGFFSLGGMIGATIGSLAIAGGVGATTQMLAGMALALALTLLWLRPMLGVIRDAGDDGGSALVLPGRALLGLAFIAFCSMQGEGIVADWSAVFLEELPDSHPYMWGLGYAGFSLTMTLGRFSGDLLIERRGTRPILLGAFAIVAAGLLLVVTRIPWVSLAGFTVAGLGYALLVPIVFSEAAKKPGVSPAQGIAGVATVGYTGFLLGPVVMGGIAHTFSLTTGFGYLILLTALALTVALRGR
- a CDS encoding PepSY-associated TM helix domain-containing protein; this translates as MPRTLTPSRLIRRTHLFLALFLTPWVLMYALSTISMHHRLLFTGEERRVDPGYELVSEQRYERAPAEGEDRHAVAERILADLDLEGAFSVRGDLETGPLTIVRDRPIGARRITYDPAAATVRIERQRFGLAFVLEMLHRRRGFQHPFFAHDAWAFIVDSVIVAILLWAATGLWMWWEMLKTRRLGALFLAAGVALFALFLGLL